TGTCAGTCAATATCGTGCCTTAAATGAAGAATACGTCAAAGGACAAGGTATGTTGGCCTCATTTAACATCAATTATAAATTTTAATATGTTTAAGACCGTCATTCTTTGGTTGCATAAATGGCTCGGAATCATCACCGGAGTTGTGGTATTCATCCTAAGCCTGACGGGCAGCATATACACCTTTCAGGATGAGCTCAAGCTCTGGGCTTATCCTGAAAAATATTTTATCTCCGATACAACCATCCACTCAAAAACTCCACTACCATTAAGCACACTTCTTGACAGCGCACAGAAAAGCCTCAAAAAAAATCAAAAAATCACGCGGGTTGATCTCTATCCTTCGAAGAATCGTACCTGGGTATTTCGTGCCATAAAAACGGACGAAAAAGCATTTGGCCATTGGAATTATTACCGCTATTACAAACGCGTTTTCATCAATCCATATACTGGCCAGGTACAGCAAGTAGAGAATTCAAAAACAGAGTTCTTTCAGTTAGTGCTTCAGCTTCACCTAAACCTCCTCTTCGGCAAGCAATATGGCCACCCTATCGTCGCCTGGTCAACGGTCATTTTTGTCCTTATCTTACTTAGTGGTATTGTTCTTTGGTGGCCAAAAAAATGGAAGGGCAAGAATCTCAAGCGCAGTTTTTGGTTAGATACCAAAGTCAAATGGAAGCGACTGAACCACGACCTCCACAATGTCATCGGATTTTACAGTTTATTTATCGGATTGATTTTTGCCATTACGGGACTCGCTTTTGCTTTTCCGGATTTTAAAAAGACCTATAGCGCAACATTCAATTTATTGCAGTCGCCAACAGCTTCTTCCACACGTAGCTCCCCTATACCCTTGCCCGCTGTGGAAAAGAAATTTCAGGACAATGCGCTGCGGTATGCCTTGGCAAATTATCCGGATGCTGAAATGATGTCGATCCGACTAAAAAAAGAGACCGAAACAGCAATGGATATACAGGTGAGACATCATGAAAAACGAAGTGGTGTATTTGACTGGCTTTATTATAATAAAGAAGAAAACAGTCTTACAGCAGTCAAATCCAGCAACGAATTGCAGTATGGGGATAAGCTCGGTGCACTTAACTATGATATTCATACCGGTGCCATCGGTGGACTCACAACAAAAATTATCGCTTGCCTTGCCAGTCTCTTTTGTGCTTCCTTGCCCATCACAGGATACATCATCTGGATGAACAAAAGCAAAAAGAAGAAAAAGAAAGGTTATCAACATAATGTTAATAAGTACTGTTAATAACTGTATTTTTCTTTTAAACAGGTTTTCAACAACGTTATTAACATAATGTGGAAAACTAACCCTCACCCTATTTACCGACGCAATCTCTTGTCCAAATTTACAGTAACACGATAAGCCAGCTGAAAAAATACCATACGAGAGAAAAAAGATGACAACCTTTAAATCGAGAAGAGCCCAACGCGCAGCAGGGCCAACAGGGCGACACTAAAAAAAGGAAGCATTCTTCAACATAAGGAACCACAATATACAGCCTAAGAAGAAGGGCGAGCGGGAAAAAAGAAAATCCGATGCACAGGGTACACCGGATTTCTTCAATAATAAACCAACAACTAACTTTACAGATTCGGGTTCCGCACAGTCTCTTCGTATGGGATAGCAAACAAATAATAAGGGCTATTTTCCACAAAATTAGATCCATTAGGAAACTTAATAACCCGGTGCCCCTGCCCGTTCACTAGCTTCGGTTTGCCATCTGCACCCACAATTTGGACTTGAATAGGCTTGCCGTCTGCATCAACATAAGATTTTCGTGCAACCTTTCCTTGTGTCCGAAGAATATCCGACAGGGCAAATCCTTCCCCCCAAAGCTCTTTTCGTCTTTCAATCAGGATCGCTGCAATTAATTGATCCGTATCATTTCCTGAAAACAGCTTTGCATTCCTCGCTGCACGCAGCTTATTCAAGGCTGCTACTGCTTTATCTTTTTCACCAGCCCGTGCGTACCCCTCGGCAGCGATCAAAACCATTTCCGAAGCACGCATATACACAATGTCACCGATCAAATTCGATTTAAACTTAAACTTCTTATACCGTAGAAAGCCCTCCCGACCGGGTAAATTATCCCATTCAAATAAAGCGTAACGCACATCACTGGTATCGAATAAATCTTTAAAATAAGGATCGGCCATAAAACTATAGTAATAAGATCCAGCTGACGAAACATCCAAATAATGAAATGTATAACTTGCCACATTTTGCTCGTTAGTTTGCTGATGCCCCCAAATCCACTCGCTATTTCCAAGATCATTAAAACCCGCCTGATAATCTGACGGAGTCATTAAATTATACTTCTGAGCTGCTTTTTCAGCATACGCTGCGGCCAGTTTCCATTCGCCAACCTGCAGATAAGTCCGAGCGAGCAAACCATAAACAACCTCTGCATTGATTTCGTATTTATCCGCTCGACCAGCAGAAGCCAACAAGCTTTCACTGTCTTTGAGATCTTTCAAGATAAGTTCATACACTTCTGCCTGTGTTGACCTTGATTTTCCTTCAGTCGATAGTGTACTGGGTTCGGTATAAATCGGAACAGATTTCGCATTTTTGTCCTTGAGGTAACTAAACTGATAAAATGTGGCCAGATTTAAGTAGGAAAATGCACGTAATGCTTTAGCTCTTCCCTTTAACACATTTTTAGTTTCAGTAGAGCCTTCGGACCCATCTACCTTTGCAATGACATTGTTCATGTTATCGATCACCTTATACAACATAATCCAAAAAGAATTGACACGATTTGATCGATTATTTGTCAATTCGGTAAAGGCATAAGCATCACGATAGCCATATTTGGTGGTCACCGCCACATCACTTCCCATCGCATCACTAGTACGCATCACCGCTGTATATCCCGGATTAGCATAGGTAAAATAGGTATCATTTAAATACTTCCAGGTACCGTTGATCACCGTAGCAACATTGTCGGTGTTTTTAAAAACTTCACCTTCAGGCACTGCGGTCGTCGGATCCAGCTCAAGCGCATCCTTACATGATGCATTCACTAGGAAGAGCGCCAATATGATATATACAATTTTTAGTTTCATGATTTTCATTTAAATTCTCAGATTAACAATAAGGCATTAAAAAACAAGCTGAATACCACCAGAGATTGTTCGCATTGCCGGATAGCGAAAATAGGTCGCCCCATTTACCGTCTGTTCTGGATCCATTCCTTGATGACCATAAAATGTCAATAGATTTTCGGCTGTTGCAAAGACGCGAAGTTTTTCTACACCTATCCGCTTCAATAAATCCGAAGGTAATCGATAACCTAAACTTACATTTTTAAGGCGTGCATAAGTGCCACTGTAAAGAAAGCGTGTGGACGAAGAAGTCCAATTCAAGTTATCAGTTGTCAATTTAGGCACATCGGTCTGCGTATGCTCAGGCGTCCAGCGCTCGAGGATCTCCTTTGACCAAGCGCGTCCTGGATTATTACCGCTATGCATAAGCTGAATATAATCGTTATCTAATATCTGTCCACCCAAACTAAAACTCAATAAAGCAGACAAATCAAAATTTTTGTAGGTGAAACTGTTTTGAATCCCGCCGACAAGATCTGGCAATGAAGTTCCGGCAATAAAATTACCGGCCTTACTGTATTCCGAAGTTTTTTCACCTGTTTTATTACCGTCCTTATCAGCAGTATACCATTGCGGCAGACCGTTATCTGGATTTACTCCAGCCCATTCCGGCAGATAAAAATCATAGATACTTCCGCCTACGCGCAGGAGTTTATTCCCTGTAATGATCGGTTTGTTATCTTTTGGCAAAGCTGTAATCTTGTTTTTATAATGCGAAAGATTGACGTCTAAATTCCATTTAAAATTTTCATTTCGAACCGGGACAGTACGAATATCCACGTCGACACCTGTATTTTTCAGCGCTCCTATATTTGCATCATAGCCTGTATATCCTGTTGAATAAGCCATTGGCATTGTAAATAGCAAGTCTTTACTTCGACGGTTAAAGTACTCCACACTTAACGACACTCGGTTCTCAAAAGCGGATACGTCAACCCCCACATTCAAATTAAGGTTCGACTCCCATTTTAGATCCGGTGTAGCCAACCTGCCGGTATAGGTACCGCCCTTACCTAAGCTATTGGCAATCGTATAAAGTCCTTTATAAGCATAATAGGTACCTAAATTATCGTTTCCTTGTCCACCATAACTCGCTCTGACGGTTAACTGATTAACCGTTGTATTATCCTTCAGAAAATCCTCCTGCTTCAGTTTCCATGAGCCGCCCACAGACCAGAATGTACCCCAACGTTTATCCGGCGAAAAACGAGATGAGCCATCTGTCCGTAAGGAAGTTGAAAAATAGTATTTGTTATCATAGTTATACTCCGCTCTTCCCAAAAAGCTCAGTAACCTATAATCAACACTGGATCCTGTAAAATTATTAAGTTGAGATGCAGCAGCAGGTTCGTCAAAATAAGGAAGTACAAACTGTTGTCTGCTACCATTTATATTACTGCTGTTAAAATCATAGTATTCCTGTCCGGCCAATACATTGAGGGAATGCAAACCAAACTGCTTTTCATAGGTCAGCAAATTATTCCAGGTCTGTGCGACCGTACGTACGTTTGAACGATACACATACCCCCCGGTGTTCACACCATCGCCCAACAATGGATTAGTGTAGTCGTGCGTATTTCCATTGAGATAATCAAGACTATAAGTCGACTTAAACTTTAAGTTTTTAGAAAACAACACTTCCAGATAGGTTCGTGCAGATAGATTTTCGCGGCGGATATCATTTCGATCCAAAGGAAGAGATGCTGCCAGATTATTACGTGGAGTCGCACCACTTGGACGATATTCTCCAAAATCGTAAATCTTGTTTCCGGCTCCATCAAGGACATATGAGCCATCCGCATTCCGCTCATAGTACGGATAAAAAGACGGGACCAGTCTCGTAAAATTTATAATATTAGCCGTATTACTGTCTTCAGACTGCGGATACTTTTGTTGTGTACTGCTACCACCTATATTCAGGCCTACATTTAACCAAGACTTGACCTTACTGTCAATATTTGCACGCAGATTATAGCGTTTAAAGCCCGATTCAATTGCAATTCCTTGATCATTGAGATAACCTCCTGAAATGTAGTAGGTACTCTTTGCACTACCACCGCTAAATCCGAGGTCTGCCTGTGTACGCACCCCAGTACGTTGCAATACGTCGGTCCATGGATCATTCCAAAGCGTTTTTGCTCCAGCAACCAATTTACCATCTACGCCGACCGGCTGTGGGTATTGACTGCCGTAAGGATTAATATTTAAATCTGTCAATACGGTCTTACTTGCATTGGACGCCGCTTGCTCTGCCGTAAGGCCATTTGATAGGTTTTTATTTCTTAAAGCTTCCCAATAGAGTTGAAAATATTCATCGGTCGACACCTGATCATAGTCACGAACTGCACGTGTTGAATAGCCCTGTGTAAAATTGAGATTAATCTTGGTGTTGTCGGAAGTCACTCCCGACTTTGTGGTAATGATAATCACCCCATTTGCCCCTCTGGAACCATAAAGTGCACTTGATGCTGCATCTTTTAAAACAGAGATGGACTGAATATCATTCGGATTGATGGAGTTAATATCTCCTGCATAGGGACTACCATCCAACACGATCAAAGGTGCACTGGAGGCATTAATGGAGCCGATACCCCTAATACGGATGGCTGCTTCAGTACCTGGCTGTCCCGAGGACGCCACGGACTGTAAGCCCGGTACCTGTCCCTCTAATGCTTTGGTAATATTTGACACTTGTCTATTTTCGATCGCTTTGCTGCTTACTGTACTGACCGATCCCGTTATGTTTGTACGTTTGGCAGTACCGTAAGCCACGACCACCACCTCTTCCAGATCTGTACTGGAGGGTTTCAAGGACAATGTTAAGTTTGTGCTTGTTGCTTTTAGCTGTTGAGATTCATAACCAACAAAAGAAAATTCCAATACAGGTAATACGTCACCTGTGACATTGATTGTAAACTCTCCTTTTGAATTCGTTAAGGTTCCTTGATTTTGCCCCGAAATGCGAACATTTACTCCAGGAAGTAGGTGACCGGTATTGGCATCAACAACTTTTCCTTGTATAGCCCGCTGCTGAGCATAGAGCCTGTTCATATTGACCCCCGATAATGCTATAGCAGCAATAGGAATGTATTTAAGTTTTGCGTACATCGTAAAAATGCTTTACTAAATAAGTTAAGTGTGATTAAAAACAAAAAACACGGCGGCTTCTTGCACTCGAATAAAAACTACTTGTTTAATAGATTTTATTCGAGTGCAAATATATAACAAAATCCATTGAATTACTAGATTTTAAGAACTAAAAACAAAAAACACTAATATTCAGCAATTTAATTTATAAATATGTCTAGAAAAATATTTTTTCGTTAGCTAATTCACCATTATTGATCAAGCCATTTTTGAAACTTCGGGGACCGTTCCTCACTAACAATGACGACAATTCCTTCTGGGGTTGAAGGCATTAGCTCTAACTTGATTCGATTTCGACTAATCTTTAACATGGACTGGATGGCATCTATCCGAACAAGGAATTTCCGATTGATCTGAAAGAAAACTGTTGGATCCACCTGTGAAACGAGATGTGTGATGGTATCTTCAATAATATATGCAATTCCCGATCCTTTTTCTACGGCATACAGCTCTTTGTCTTCTGCCATAAAATAGGCAATATCAGCAATGGCCAGCGACTTTAAAAAATTACCATATTTCACTAGGAAGCGCTGTTTGAGCCGAGGTTCTACGTTGGGTAGTAGCGGTTCGATACGTTTCATGATCTCCGCCAACTCGTCGCTATCGAAAGGCTTTAACAGATAGGCATAACCCTTATTTTGGAAGGCCTCCAATGCATATTGTTCGTAAGCAGTCGTAAAAATCAGTGGCACATCGATCGATACCTGTTTAAAAATTTCAAAGCTCAGCCCATCCATCAGGTGGATATCCATAAAAATCAGATCGAATTGATTTCTATTGATCGTCATCACCGCTTCCTGAACCTCTTTTGCATTGGTAAAGATCAGTTCGCTTTCTCCATAGAGCGCAGTCAACATTTCCTTTAAGCCTACAAAAGCCCAGTCTTCGTCTTCGACAATCAGTATTTTCCATCTCATGGGTTGAATGTAATAAAAAATCCATTTCCTAAAAAAAGAAAATGGATTAATATATATAGGATAAAAAAAAATCGATTATTTTAACAGATCGGGATTATTATTGATTGCCTCCTGTGGATAGCGAATCACATAACGTGGATCGTTCTGCTGCAGGGTTACCGTCCTACCGAAACTACTGTGTGTGATCGCCGGTCTTGTCGTCCGTTTTAGATCATACCAGCGTAATCCCTCTAGCGCCAGTTCACGCTTGCGTTCCAGCAGAACCGCATCTAGCAATTGCTCCTTTGACAAACCTGCGTCGGCCTTCGTTTCTTTGGCATAGGCATCTGCGGTAAATCTGTTTTTCTTTAAAGCAGACAGATATTTTAATGCTTCTGCTGTATTTCCCAGGCGAACATAACATTCGGCCATCGTCAAATAAAGATCAGCATTTCTAAAACTCACGTTAAAACGGTTGTCTCCACCTTTGAGGGATACATAATCGCCCCCACTTTTTTGGAAGTAACGACCTTTTCTCAAATCGCCTGCTAAATAACTGTCTAATAAGGCCGGTGAAATAAAGGAACTTGTACGTACTCCAGGAACAGATACTTTTTCCAAAGCCATAATCATCTCTGCGGATTCAAAATCATTCGGAAGTAGGCTTCCAGCAACATTGAGATCAACCAATTTGTCATTTATAGCCAAAGCTTTTTTAGCGGCATCAATTGCTTCCTGCCACTCACCGCGGTATAAATGAACGCGTGAGGCCATTGCAAAAGCAGCGCGTTTGCTAAAGCGATAATTAACACCTTTTGCCTGATCATCGACAGTCAGTAACGCTGTCCCTTTTTCCATGTCAGTTAGGATCTGCATATAAGACTCTCCAATGGTCGCGGGAACAAAACGTTGTTCCAGGTCAATCTTTGTCGATAAAGGAACACCCCGAAGCCCTGCATTACTCGCCGAATAGACCTCACTGTAAAGATTTAACAACTCAAAATGAGCGTAAGCCCTCATTAGGTAAGCTTCCCCTTTAATCTGATCTACCGTGGCATTACTTCCTAATTTGTCATCAATGGTACTGATAATTTGATTGGCATAAAAAATACTGTTGTAAAATGCCAAATAAGGATAAGCAATTGTTGTCGCATCAGGATTTTGATCGTTCCAAAGATAGATATCTTTGGTTCTAGCGGCATCGGTCGAACTTTCATCCAACAATAGTTCATCCGTACGCAAAGACAAATAGGACTTATGTGTAGGAAATCCCAGATAACCGCTTGTCATCAGTCCTCTAAAATCACTTTCCGTGGCAGGAATGACCGTTCCTACCGGTTGTATATCTAAATATTTATTGCAGGAAGACAATGCACTCGCTGTCATGATCATTCCAAAATAAATTATTTTCTTCATGTTATAAATCAATTAAAAATTAAAAACTTGCGGAAAGACCAAAGGCAAACGATTTACTGATTGGCTGCGCATAATAATCGCCATAAGTTTCGGGATCAAAATACCCATCGTAATTTGTTCCAAAAACAAACAGGTTACGTCCTTCTACATTCACGCGTAGATTGCTTGTACCAATCTTTTTACTTAGTGCAGCCGGTAAGGTGTAGCCTAAACGAATGCTATTGATGCGGATATAACTCATTTTCTTTGCCCAAATATCATATTGTTTAAACGAATTAATTGGGTCGTTGCTTTCCATCCAGGCATAGGCCATCCAGCGTTCGTTTAATTCAGAATTGATACTTCCCAATGCTGGTAAAGCGGCTTTACCCTGCAAGGCCATCAACAGATCCTTCGTATAATTCTGTCCACGATCTACTTTGGCAGGATTGTAAGTTGGCGTACGACTCGCCCAGCGTTCTAAATTAAATACCGCAGAGATAGCCAAATCAAATTGTCCATAACGAAAACGATTGGTCATCCCGCCAATGAATTTAGGATCTTTACTACCAGCATATTTAAACTTGGAACGATAAGTTGCCGCCGACATATCTGTCTGAGAAGTATATCCTGGCAAGAAATCAGCCCAAGGATCGTAGAGCCCATAAAACTCTTCCATACTCGCAACCGAACCATCCTGGTTTCTAAACTGCATCACACCATCTTTGTCCAAACCAGCAGTTTCCAATACATATAAACCATTAATTGGTCGACCAGCCTGAGATTCTGGCGCATAAGCCGTTGGATTGTTGATTACTTTCAATAATTTATTATTGTTGTGTGCAATATTGAAGTCCGTTGACCAAGAAAACTTATCTGTCTGAATCTGACGGCTTGAAATCGTCAACTCAATACCTTGATTACGTGCTGAAGCCCAGTTAACCTGCACATTCTGAAAACCATTTTCCAAAGGCAGTGCACTATATGCGATGAGATCTGTACTTTTTCTGTTATAATAGTCGACTGTAATGTTTAATCGATTTTTCCATAACCCCAAATCAATTCCGGCATTATAGGATTGAGTACGTTCCCAACGTAATTTATCATTGGCAGGCATATCAACAACCACAGACCCCTCAGTGTTACCGGGAAGAAGCGTGGTATTACCATATTTACCGACAATAAAAGGATAGGTATTACGGTCCACATTCCCTTGGATACCGTAAGAAGCACGTACACGAAGATCAGACAAGGCTGTTTTTCCTTTGATAAACTCTTCTTCTAGCACATTCCACGATCCTGAAAGTGACCAAATTGGTAAAAATCGATATTTTGGATCCACACCAAACATGTTTGAACCATCGTAACGAATACTTCCATACACATTATACTTACGATCCAGTGTATATGTTGCGTTACCATAAAAAGAAGCATATGAGTTCTCGATAAATGCTTTTTTATATTGCACAAACCTAGAATCATTTTGATAGGTACTATTTGGAAAAATAATCGTCTGGGTAGTCAATGTTGCTGGATTATAACCAAACCCCTTCGTAGTCACCATTGTATTTTTGCTTCTTCGTAACTCCGTCCCTCCCATTACTTCCAATTCATGGCGATCGTTCCACGTTTTATTGTACTTGAGGTAAGTTTTCCAATTGTATTGGAAAATACTATTATGGGTATTTTCCACCGTCCCGCCTACAGGTAAGAAATATTTATTTGTCTTACTGGCAGCATCATAATAGCGCGTACCGGCACGTAATTTACGTGTATTATAGCTTTCCTGATCCGCAAATTTCTCCGATCCGTTCTCGTCAAATTGCAAGCCGAATTCGGTTCGTAATGATAGTTGTGGCAGGATGGTGTACTCCAAATAGCTAATCGCCTTAAGTCCTTTATTCGTAAATGTATATTTGGTATTTTCTCGTTCTTCAACCGCATTAAAAGGAATATAAGTATCGCCCTCAAACCCTTCAATATCGGGATCATAGTTATACTTTCCTGACTGATCATAGACCGACAGATAAGGATTAACCGAACGCACATAATAACTTGGGTTTGTAAAAGCATCGCGATCCTGAATTGGATTTTGTCGGTTTGAAACCGTCCCCATTAGATTAATACCTGCTTTAAATCGATCATTAATATTAAAATCGTTATTTAATGTCAATGTATAGCGGCGTAGATCTACACCTTTCGTAGCTCCTTTTTCATCGTACAAACCACTGGACAAATAATAGCTATGTCCGTCATTACCACCCGAAATAGATGCAGAATACTGCTGATTCAGCGCCTGACGATAAAGTTCTTTCCCCCAGTCTGTTTGTTGTGAACGCAATTGATTGATTGACTGCTGCACGTCCGGCGACAAAGCCGCTAAACCACCCGAACGATAAGCATCCAGTGCATCTGCTTTGTTTAGTATCCGCATAATCGCACCTTTGTTCGTACGATAATTTAGATCCGTGCGGTTTGCCATCAATAACTCAAAGTCAACCTTCTCGTCAGCATTCATCAGATTGAGATTGTTGTAATCTGGGCGTTCGGTCACAAAGGTATTTGCTGAGACCTGCAATTTTGCGGGACCAGATTTACCTCTTTTTGTGGTAATCACAATGACCCCATTTGCTGCCCGGGCACCATAAATCGATGTTGCCGCTGCATCTTTTAATACTGTAATATCGGCGATATCATCAGGATTGATACCCGCAATAGGAAGATTTGTCAAGCTATTGAGGTTGTCCTTATCAATTCGATTAGGCATTTCAGTTCCCTCAATGGGCAAACCATCAATTACCCATAATGGATCTTGTGTTCCATTGAGTGATACTGTACCACGGATACGAATCTGAGGAGCACTATTGGGGCCGCCACTAAAATTACTCAGTTGCAAACCTGCGACCTGACCGGCCAACATTTCGTCGATCGATGAAACTCCTGTTTGTTTGATATCAGCGACATTGATTTTATTGTAAGCCGTCGTATTCTTACGTTTTTTGATATCCGTATAACCTGTTACGATCACCTCATCCAAAGATTCACCACTTGGCTGAAGCAAGATTGTCTTATGATCCTGAAATACCGGCACCTGAATACGCTGGTACCCGACATAGCTAATCGTTACATATTTTAAATTACTAGGCACTTTTAAGCGAAATTCTCCAGCCGCATCGGTCAATGAACCCAATGCCGACTGCTGCACCTGATTAGGTACACCGATATCTTCTGCTACTGCCGAACTTTCAACGACAACTGTCGCCCCCACGACAGGTTTTAGCGTGACCGCATCCAGAACCTTTCCTTTCAATTCTCTGGATTCCTGCGCATGCGCAACGTGCACACACATGAAGGTCAACGGTATTAAAAACTTATTCATTTTGGTAGATGTTAATATATTAGTTTAATTCTAAGGTATTTGCAATACGTAATAAAAGA
The DNA window shown above is from Sphingobacterium thalpophilum and carries:
- a CDS encoding PepSY domain-containing protein, whose protein sequence is MFKTVILWLHKWLGIITGVVVFILSLTGSIYTFQDELKLWAYPEKYFISDTTIHSKTPLPLSTLLDSAQKSLKKNQKITRVDLYPSKNRTWVFRAIKTDEKAFGHWNYYRYYKRVFINPYTGQVQQVENSKTEFFQLVLQLHLNLLFGKQYGHPIVAWSTVIFVLILLSGIVLWWPKKWKGKNLKRSFWLDTKVKWKRLNHDLHNVIGFYSLFIGLIFAITGLAFAFPDFKKTYSATFNLLQSPTASSTRSSPIPLPAVEKKFQDNALRYALANYPDAEMMSIRLKKETETAMDIQVRHHEKRSGVFDWLYYNKEENSLTAVKSSNELQYGDKLGALNYDIHTGAIGGLTTKIIACLASLFCASLPITGYIIWMNKSKKKKKKGYQHNVNKYC
- a CDS encoding RagB/SusD family nutrient uptake outer membrane protein — its product is MKLKIVYIILALFLVNASCKDALELDPTTAVPEGEVFKNTDNVATVINGTWKYLNDTYFTYANPGYTAVMRTSDAMGSDVAVTTKYGYRDAYAFTELTNNRSNRVNSFWIMLYKVIDNMNNVIAKVDGSEGSTETKNVLKGRAKALRAFSYLNLATFYQFSYLKDKNAKSVPIYTEPSTLSTEGKSRSTQAEVYELILKDLKDSESLLASAGRADKYEINAEVVYGLLARTYLQVGEWKLAAAYAEKAAQKYNLMTPSDYQAGFNDLGNSEWIWGHQQTNEQNVASYTFHYLDVSSAGSYYYSFMADPYFKDLFDTSDVRYALFEWDNLPGREGFLRYKKFKFKSNLIGDIVYMRASEMVLIAAEGYARAGEKDKAVAALNKLRAARNAKLFSGNDTDQLIAAILIERRKELWGEGFALSDILRTQGKVARKSYVDADGKPIQVQIVGADGKPKLVNGQGHRVIKFPNGSNFVENSPYYLFAIPYEETVRNPNL
- a CDS encoding TonB-dependent receptor, coding for MYAKLKYIPIAAIALSGVNMNRLYAQQRAIQGKVVDANTGHLLPGVNVRISGQNQGTLTNSKGEFTINVTGDVLPVLEFSFVGYESQQLKATSTNLTLSLKPSSTDLEEVVVVAYGTAKRTNITGSVSTVSSKAIENRQVSNITKALEGQVPGLQSVASSGQPGTEAAIRIRGIGSINASSAPLIVLDGSPYAGDINSINPNDIQSISVLKDAASSALYGSRGANGVIIITTKSGVTSDNTKINLNFTQGYSTRAVRDYDQVSTDEYFQLYWEALRNKNLSNGLTAEQAASNASKTVLTDLNINPYGSQYPQPVGVDGKLVAGAKTLWNDPWTDVLQRTGVRTQADLGFSGGSAKSTYYISGGYLNDQGIAIESGFKRYNLRANIDSKVKSWLNVGLNIGGSSTQQKYPQSEDSNTANIINFTRLVPSFYPYYERNADGSYVLDGAGNKIYDFGEYRPSGATPRNNLAASLPLDRNDIRRENLSARTYLEVLFSKNLKFKSTYSLDYLNGNTHDYTNPLLGDGVNTGGYVYRSNVRTVAQTWNNLLTYEKQFGLHSLNVLAGQEYYDFNSSNINGSRQQFVLPYFDEPAAASQLNNFTGSSVDYRLLSFLGRAEYNYDNKYYFSTSLRTDGSSRFSPDKRWGTFWSVGGSWKLKQEDFLKDNTTVNQLTVRASYGGQGNDNLGTYYAYKGLYTIANSLGKGGTYTGRLATPDLKWESNLNLNVGVDVSAFENRVSLSVEYFNRRSKDLLFTMPMAYSTGYTGYDANIGALKNTGVDVDIRTVPVRNENFKWNLDVNLSHYKNKITALPKDNKPIITGNKLLRVGGSIYDFYLPEWAGVNPDNGLPQWYTADKDGNKTGEKTSEYSKAGNFIAGTSLPDLVGGIQNSFTYKNFDLSALLSFSLGGQILDNDYIQLMHSGNNPGRAWSKEILERWTPEHTQTDVPKLTTDNLNWTSSSTRFLYSGTYARLKNVSLGYRLPSDLLKRIGVEKLRVFATAENLLTFYGHQGMDPEQTVNGATYFRYPAMRTISGGIQLVF
- a CDS encoding LytTR family DNA-binding domain-containing protein: MRWKILIVEDEDWAFVGLKEMLTALYGESELIFTNAKEVQEAVMTINRNQFDLIFMDIHLMDGLSFEIFKQVSIDVPLIFTTAYEQYALEAFQNKGYAYLLKPFDSDELAEIMKRIEPLLPNVEPRLKQRFLVKYGNFLKSLAIADIAYFMAEDKELYAVEKGSGIAYIIEDTITHLVSQVDPTVFFQINRKFLVRIDAIQSMLKISRNRIKLELMPSTPEGIVVIVSEERSPKFQKWLDQ
- a CDS encoding RagB/SusD family nutrient uptake outer membrane protein, with the translated sequence MKKIIYFGMIMTASALSSCNKYLDIQPVGTVIPATESDFRGLMTSGYLGFPTHKSYLSLRTDELLLDESSTDAARTKDIYLWNDQNPDATTIAYPYLAFYNSIFYANQIISTIDDKLGSNATVDQIKGEAYLMRAYAHFELLNLYSEVYSASNAGLRGVPLSTKIDLEQRFVPATIGESYMQILTDMEKGTALLTVDDQAKGVNYRFSKRAAFAMASRVHLYRGEWQEAIDAAKKALAINDKLVDLNVAGSLLPNDFESAEMIMALEKVSVPGVRTSSFISPALLDSYLAGDLRKGRYFQKSGGDYVSLKGGDNRFNVSFRNADLYLTMAECYVRLGNTAEALKYLSALKKNRFTADAYAKETKADAGLSKEQLLDAVLLERKRELALEGLRWYDLKRTTRPAITHSSFGRTVTLQQNDPRYVIRYPQEAINNNPDLLK